A part of Larkinella insperata genomic DNA contains:
- a CDS encoding vanadium-dependent haloperoxidase yields the protein MRYCLLISLFIFHTASAQKAKPDLGRHLQPTVFSLTMVMIHDVANPPAASRFYTYCLLGAYEIVATQNTSIPQSTSFLSHFPKLRIETPTSYNHQIAALLCMLETGRLMLPSGYMLEEDEKKLLETLRKEGYDANVIEQSRVLAQKVAREVVAFAASDNYLKLSTRLRYRPTKGDGYWFPTPPGYIEAIEPHWRTIRPMLIDTCNQFIPQPAVAFSKDSTSAFYKLAYEVYTEGKSLDEKKRFIASYWDCNPFAINTSGHMSIGFKKISPGGHWMNITSIATKKAKTSFDKAVLVHTLVAATLMDAFISCWDEKYRSNRIRPETVINRYIDARWQPLLQTPPFPEYTSGHSVISTAVAEVLTYLIGDNFAFTDDTEVLFELPTRDFKSFRQAAEEAAISRLYGGIHFRDAIESGQQQGKAIGTFVVDKIKRAGVKANQ from the coding sequence ATGCGGTATTGCCTACTAATCAGTTTGTTTATTTTTCATACGGCATCGGCGCAGAAAGCCAAACCGGATCTGGGGCGTCATCTGCAACCGACGGTTTTTTCGCTGACGATGGTCATGATTCATGACGTAGCCAATCCGCCAGCCGCCAGTCGGTTCTATACGTATTGTTTGTTGGGCGCTTACGAAATCGTGGCGACGCAAAATACGTCGATTCCGCAGTCAACGTCTTTTTTAAGCCACTTCCCCAAACTCCGGATCGAAACGCCGACATCCTACAACCACCAGATTGCGGCTCTATTGTGCATGCTTGAAACGGGCCGGCTCATGCTGCCGTCGGGGTACATGCTGGAGGAAGACGAAAAAAAACTGCTCGAAACGCTGAGAAAAGAAGGCTATGATGCCAACGTCATCGAGCAATCGAGGGTTCTGGCGCAGAAAGTGGCCAGAGAAGTAGTGGCTTTTGCGGCTTCTGATAATTACCTCAAACTGAGTACCCGGCTGCGCTACCGACCCACGAAGGGCGATGGATACTGGTTTCCAACCCCGCCCGGTTACATCGAAGCCATCGAGCCCCACTGGCGTACAATCCGCCCGATGCTTATTGATACCTGCAACCAGTTTATACCGCAGCCTGCCGTTGCGTTCAGCAAAGACTCTACGAGTGCCTTCTACAAGTTGGCGTACGAAGTTTATACGGAAGGCAAAAGCCTGGATGAAAAAAAACGATTCATCGCGTCGTACTGGGATTGCAACCCATTCGCAATCAACACGTCCGGCCACATGTCAATCGGTTTCAAAAAGATCAGTCCGGGTGGCCACTGGATGAATATCACCAGCATTGCAACCAAAAAAGCCAAAACGAGCTTCGATAAAGCCGTGCTGGTGCATACGCTGGTCGCGGCAACGCTGATGGACGCGTTCATCAGTTGCTGGGACGAAAAATACCGGAGCAACCGCATTCGGCCCGAAACGGTCATTAACCGCTACATCGACGCGCGCTGGCAACCGTTGCTGCAGACGCCCCCTTTTCCGGAATATACCAGCGGGCACAGTGTCATCTCGACGGCCGTCGCCGAAGTGCTCACCTACCTGATTGGCGACAATTTTGCGTTTACGGACGATACCGAAGTCTTGTTCGAGTTGCCGACTCGTGACTTCAAGTCCTTCCGGCAGGCGGCTGAGGAAGCGGCCATTTCCCGGCTCTACGGGGGCATTCACTTCCGGGACGCCATTGAGAGCGGCCAGCAGCAGGGCAAAGCCATCGGGACATTTGTAGTTGACAAAATAAAACGGGCGGGCGTTAAAGCAAATCAATGA
- a CDS encoding alpha/beta hydrolase produces MKIRILLTAFSFILTALNVRAQRVHHFTQGLAVGPCHQYGREALYTDQLAYHLYRGNLPKPTAGQGLTTTSTDSLRWQVVTPDQQGKFRGRSFNNGYLYLTYTADRDQTALLHATGQNMAYVNGAPHAGDPYALGYLYIPVSLKKGVNEIYLRTSQFSRYQGLTAKLIFPEKPVALNTEDPTLPSVVLEKKDEPIWGAVVLVNTTNKALTGLKMRSRLAGKELVSELPSVPAMTTRKVGFRMDASGVSGKDAKVLVSLLQGSKAVDEKELTLSVAGPGEHYSQTFISNIDGSVQYFGVAPQRKPDGQAPALFLSVHGAGVEAIGQARAYQPKEWGVVVTPTNRRPRGFNWEDWGRLDALEVFGLGKKQFNPDSQRIYLTGHSMGGHGTWYLGATFPGNWAAIAPCAGYPTLAGYGSHDGKIPEEGGTALEKMLLRSSNPSNVIRLASNYKPLGVYILHGDADRTVSVEYARQMRKLLGTFHPDFTHYEYPGGSHWYGNESVDWDPIFDYFKWHKIAADSAVNAIDFTTANPGISSTMRWVSVEQQQHPLEYSRVQLKRDKKAKTITGTTENIQLLSLNLADFAPGETVKITLDSLNTVSYAVKSADERLYLAKNGHWEIATKPALTQKGAHRNGTFKEPFKHRMVFVYGTAGTPAENEWAYNKARYDAETWYYRGNGAVDIVPDKAFSPAQYADRGVVIYGNATTNRAWNGLLANCPIQVSRGQLTVGTERYAGEDVSAYFAWPRSDSETASVAVVTGTGLAGMKAADANQYFAGGSGFPDYMIFGLDMVKDGIKGVRKAGFFNNDWKLENQEAVGQ; encoded by the coding sequence ATGAAAATCCGTATTCTTCTTACCGCGTTCTCGTTTATTCTTACTGCATTAAACGTTCGGGCGCAGCGTGTCCATCATTTCACTCAGGGGCTGGCCGTTGGGCCGTGCCACCAGTACGGCCGCGAGGCTCTGTATACCGATCAGTTGGCCTACCACCTATACCGGGGCAATTTGCCAAAGCCGACGGCCGGGCAGGGACTCACGACTACCAGCACCGATTCACTGCGCTGGCAGGTCGTTACGCCCGATCAGCAGGGCAAATTTCGGGGCCGGTCGTTTAACAACGGTTATTTGTACCTGACTTATACCGCCGACCGCGATCAGACGGCTTTGCTGCACGCAACCGGCCAGAACATGGCGTACGTCAACGGAGCGCCCCATGCCGGTGATCCGTACGCGCTGGGCTATCTGTACATTCCGGTCTCACTAAAAAAGGGCGTTAATGAGATTTACCTCCGAACCTCACAATTTTCCCGGTACCAGGGCCTGACGGCCAAACTGATTTTCCCGGAAAAGCCCGTAGCGCTCAATACCGAAGATCCCACCTTGCCCAGTGTGGTTTTGGAAAAAAAGGATGAACCGATCTGGGGCGCGGTGGTTCTTGTCAACACGACGAACAAGGCGCTGACCGGCCTGAAAATGAGAAGCCGTCTGGCGGGGAAGGAACTTGTTTCGGAACTGCCCTCCGTTCCGGCCATGACCACCCGCAAGGTGGGTTTTCGGATGGATGCGTCGGGCGTTTCGGGAAAAGACGCGAAAGTCCTGGTTAGTTTGTTGCAGGGCAGCAAAGCCGTTGACGAAAAAGAGCTGACCCTGAGCGTAGCCGGACCGGGCGAACACTACAGCCAGACGTTCATCAGCAACATCGACGGCAGTGTGCAGTATTTCGGCGTGGCTCCGCAGCGCAAACCGGACGGGCAGGCCCCCGCCTTGTTTCTGTCGGTACACGGCGCCGGGGTTGAAGCCATCGGGCAGGCGCGGGCCTACCAACCGAAAGAGTGGGGGGTGGTGGTGACGCCCACCAACCGGCGGCCCCGGGGTTTCAACTGGGAAGATTGGGGCCGGCTGGATGCGCTGGAGGTGTTCGGCCTGGGGAAAAAGCAGTTTAACCCCGATTCGCAGCGCATCTACCTGACCGGCCACTCGATGGGTGGACACGGAACCTGGTATTTGGGCGCGACCTTCCCCGGCAATTGGGCCGCCATTGCTCCCTGTGCCGGCTACCCGACCCTGGCGGGCTACGGTTCGCACGACGGTAAAATTCCGGAAGAGGGCGGAACGGCGTTGGAGAAAATGCTGCTGCGTTCCAGCAACCCCAGCAACGTGATCAGACTGGCTTCCAACTACAAACCGCTGGGCGTGTACATCCTGCACGGCGACGCCGACCGCACGGTTTCGGTCGAATATGCCCGCCAGATGCGGAAGCTGCTGGGCACGTTTCATCCTGATTTTACGCACTACGAATACCCGGGCGGCTCGCACTGGTACGGCAACGAAAGTGTCGACTGGGACCCGATTTTTGATTACTTCAAATGGCATAAAATTGCCGCCGACAGTGCTGTTAACGCCATCGACTTCACCACGGCCAACCCCGGTATTTCGTCTACCATGCGCTGGGTGTCTGTCGAGCAGCAGCAGCACCCGCTGGAATACAGCCGCGTTCAGTTGAAGCGGGATAAGAAGGCGAAAACGATTACGGGAACAACCGAGAACATCCAGTTGCTGTCGCTGAATCTGGCCGACTTTGCTCCGGGCGAAACCGTCAAGATCACGCTGGATAGCCTGAACACCGTGAGTTATGCCGTCAAAAGTGCGGACGAACGGCTGTATTTGGCGAAAAATGGGCACTGGGAAATCGCCACCAAACCCGCGCTGACGCAGAAAGGAGCGCACCGCAACGGCACGTTCAAAGAGCCATTCAAACACCGGATGGTCTTTGTGTACGGAACGGCGGGTACGCCAGCGGAAAACGAATGGGCCTACAACAAAGCCCGCTACGACGCCGAAACCTGGTATTACCGGGGCAACGGCGCGGTTGATATTGTTCCCGACAAAGCGTTCAGTCCGGCGCAGTACGCCGACCGGGGCGTGGTCATTTACGGCAACGCCACCACCAACCGGGCCTGGAACGGTTTGCTGGCCAACTGCCCCATCCAGGTAAGCCGGGGGCAACTGACGGTTGGAACCGAGCGGTATGCGGGCGAGGACGTGAGTGCCTATTTCGCGTGGCCGCGTTCGGACAGCGAAACCGCTTCGGTAGCGGTTGTAACCGGAACGGGCCTGGCGGGTATGAAAGCCGCCGATGCCAACCAGTATTTTGCGGGCGGAAGCGGTTTCCCGGATTACATGATTTTTGGGCTGGACATGGTAAAAGACGGGATCAAGGGTGTGCGGAAAGCCGGTTTCTTTAACAATGACTGGAAACTGGAAAACCAGGAGGCCGTTGGGCAGTAA
- the fucP gene encoding L-fucose:H+ symporter permease, with translation MATVPSSAPAKTTGSTRNYTMAFALVTSLFFLWAFVHNLEPILIPHLKKACQLTDLQSALIDSAVYLGYFLMALPAGYVMKKYGYQRGIIAGLVMYAAGAFLFVPAADTRMYGFFLGALFIIASGCAFLETAANPYVTILGDPATATTRLNFSQSFNGLGAFLAPVVGGRVILSGIEHSDAELAAMSPEQLNSYLQYEADQVKLPYIIIGVVVVAVAALFMFTKLPDISESEKKAPSTLGSVWRHRHLRWGVIAQFFYVGAQVCVTSFFIRFAKFSSDVPEKTAAEWLGWAMLGFLIGRFIGTYLSRFIAANRLLTIYSLISAGLLAVAMTMQSQVAVWAIFAVPFFESIMFATIFSLGITRLEEDTELGSSLLVMAIAGGALFPVLMGYISDQSNIKIAYIIPLLCFLVVAYYGWKGYKVESDELLVKS, from the coding sequence ATGGCAACCGTACCTTCCTCTGCCCCGGCCAAGACCACCGGTTCGACGCGTAATTACACCATGGCGTTTGCGCTGGTGACGAGCCTGTTCTTTCTGTGGGCCTTTGTTCATAACCTGGAGCCTATTCTGATTCCGCACCTCAAAAAAGCCTGCCAGCTGACGGATTTGCAGTCGGCACTGATCGACTCGGCGGTTTATCTGGGGTATTTTCTGATGGCGCTTCCGGCGGGTTATGTCATGAAAAAGTACGGGTACCAGCGGGGAATCATTGCCGGTCTGGTCATGTACGCAGCGGGCGCGTTCCTGTTTGTACCGGCTGCCGACACCCGGATGTACGGGTTTTTCCTGGGGGCGTTGTTCATCATCGCGTCGGGTTGTGCGTTTCTGGAAACAGCCGCCAATCCGTACGTAACCATTCTGGGCGATCCGGCCACGGCAACAACCCGGTTGAACTTCAGCCAGTCGTTCAACGGGCTGGGCGCGTTTCTGGCCCCGGTAGTGGGCGGACGCGTCATCCTGAGTGGGATCGAACACTCCGACGCCGAACTGGCTGCCATGTCGCCGGAGCAACTAAATAGCTACCTGCAATACGAAGCCGATCAGGTCAAATTGCCGTATATCATCATTGGGGTCGTCGTGGTAGCGGTGGCGGCCCTGTTTATGTTTACCAAACTGCCGGACATCAGCGAAAGCGAGAAAAAAGCGCCCTCAACCCTCGGTTCGGTGTGGCGGCACCGTCATCTGCGCTGGGGGGTCATCGCGCAGTTTTTCTACGTGGGTGCCCAGGTCTGCGTCACCAGCTTCTTTATCCGGTTTGCCAAATTTTCCAGCGATGTGCCCGAAAAAACGGCCGCCGAGTGGCTGGGCTGGGCCATGCTGGGCTTCCTCATTGGCCGATTTATCGGCACGTATCTGTCGCGATTTATTGCCGCCAACCGCTTGCTGACGATCTATTCGCTGATCAGTGCCGGGTTGCTGGCGGTTGCCATGACTATGCAGTCGCAGGTTGCGGTCTGGGCCATTTTTGCCGTGCCGTTTTTCGAGTCGATTATGTTTGCCACCATCTTCTCGCTGGGGATCACCCGGCTGGAAGAAGATACCGAACTCGGTTCGTCGTTGCTGGTGATGGCCATCGCCGGGGGCGCGTTGTTTCCGGTTCTGATGGGGTACATCTCCGACCAGAGCAACATCAAAATTGCCTACATTATCCCGCTGCTCTGTTTTCTGGTTGTCGCTTACTACGGCTGGAAAGGCTATAAAGTGGAAAGTGATGAGTTACTAGTGAAGAGTTAG
- a CDS encoding amidohydrolase family protein, giving the protein MTIDAHQHFWFYDPERDSWITEDMQRIRRDFLPADLEPVLQQNGIDGCVAVQADQSEAETTFLLQLAEAYGFIKGVVGWVDLRSDKLYDRLEYFSQYEELKGFRHVVQAEPEDFMMQPEFIRGVRQLAAFDFTYDILIYPNQLKAALHLVRTVPEVKFIVDHIAKPHIKDQKVNTWSNYMGEIAKSPNVYCKVSGMVTEADWQRWQPDDFRPYLDVVFEHFGPDRLVFGSDWPVCLVAAEYDAMKSIVEEYVKPWGETARQKVFGDNAVKFYNL; this is encoded by the coding sequence ATGACCATCGACGCCCACCAGCATTTCTGGTTTTACGACCCGGAACGGGATAGCTGGATTACGGAAGATATGCAACGGATTCGGCGGGACTTTCTGCCCGCCGATCTGGAACCGGTTTTGCAGCAGAACGGCATCGACGGCTGTGTGGCCGTGCAGGCCGATCAGTCGGAAGCTGAAACGACGTTTTTGCTGCAACTGGCCGAAGCGTACGGTTTTATCAAGGGCGTGGTCGGCTGGGTCGATCTGCGCTCCGACAAGCTCTACGACCGGCTGGAATATTTCTCGCAGTACGAGGAGTTGAAAGGGTTCCGGCACGTGGTGCAGGCCGAGCCGGAAGACTTCATGATGCAGCCGGAATTTATCCGCGGGGTGCGGCAACTGGCGGCTTTTGATTTTACGTACGATATCCTGATCTATCCCAACCAGTTGAAAGCCGCCCTGCATCTGGTGCGCACGGTTCCGGAAGTGAAGTTTATCGTTGATCACATTGCCAAACCGCATATCAAGGATCAGAAGGTAAACACGTGGTCGAATTACATGGGCGAAATTGCCAAAAGTCCGAACGTGTACTGCAAGGTGTCGGGCATGGTCACGGAAGCCGACTGGCAACGCTGGCAACCGGACGATTTCCGGCCCTATCTGGATGTGGTGTTCGAACATTTCGGCCCCGACCGGCTGGTTTTTGGCTCCGACTGGCCAGTGTGCCTGGTGGCTGCGGAATACGATGCCATGAAGAGCATTGTGGAAGAATACGTAAAGCCGTGGGGCGAAACCGCGCGGCAGAAGGTGTTTGGCGACAATGCCGTCAAATTTTACAACTTATAG
- a CDS encoding alpha-L-fucosidase, translated as MKSTLLSLGLAALLSTPVFAQQHSEQNHSKYEWPKDSLVKQKLDQWQDIKFGLLMHWGTYSQWGVVESWSLCPEDEGWTVRRGPYASDWYGYKKAYENLQTTFNPTRFNPERWAEAAKAAGMKYMIFTTKHHDGFCMFDSKQTDYKITSSKSPFSSNPRSNVTKEILGAFRNQGFMVGTYFSKPDWNVDSYWWPYFPPKDRNVSYDPKKYPELWKKYQDFTYNQIQELMTDYGKVDILWLDGGWVRPASTIDSTVSWQRTIPYSQDIDMARIAGMGRQKQPGLLVVDRTVAGEFENYATPEQQIPDHYMPIPWESCLTMGNSWSYIPKENFKPTRKLVQMLVDIVAKNGNMLLNIAPGPDGEWHEEAYTRLKEIGAWMQINGESIYGTKPLAPYRQDQWAFTTNGKASYASYLPTETETALPATVTLPLAPSKAKATLTILGAKQPLKWKKAGNGIEISIPEKLRQQLAGQPVWVFKMG; from the coding sequence ATGAAGTCTACCTTACTTAGTCTGGGCCTGGCTGCCCTTCTATCAACCCCAGTTTTTGCGCAGCAACATTCGGAACAAAATCACTCGAAGTACGAGTGGCCGAAAGACAGTCTGGTGAAGCAAAAGCTCGATCAGTGGCAGGATATCAAGTTTGGTTTGTTGATGCACTGGGGTACCTACAGCCAGTGGGGCGTGGTCGAATCCTGGTCGCTGTGCCCGGAAGATGAAGGCTGGACGGTGCGTCGCGGACCGTACGCCAGCGATTGGTACGGCTACAAAAAAGCCTACGAAAACCTGCAGACCACCTTCAACCCGACGCGCTTTAACCCCGAACGCTGGGCCGAAGCCGCCAAAGCCGCCGGGATGAAGTACATGATCTTTACGACCAAGCACCACGACGGGTTCTGTATGTTCGATTCAAAGCAGACCGATTACAAAATTACGAGCAGTAAATCGCCGTTTTCGTCCAACCCGCGCAGCAACGTGACCAAGGAAATTCTCGGCGCGTTCCGGAATCAGGGCTTTATGGTCGGTACGTATTTTTCAAAACCCGACTGGAACGTTGACTCGTACTGGTGGCCGTATTTCCCGCCGAAAGACCGTAACGTAAGCTATGATCCGAAAAAATACCCCGAACTCTGGAAGAAATATCAGGACTTCACCTACAACCAGATTCAGGAGTTGATGACTGACTACGGCAAGGTCGATATCCTGTGGCTGGACGGCGGCTGGGTGCGCCCGGCCAGCACGATTGACTCGACGGTGAGCTGGCAACGGACCATTCCGTACAGCCAGGACATCGACATGGCGCGGATTGCCGGAATGGGGCGGCAGAAACAACCGGGTTTGCTCGTGGTAGACCGGACGGTGGCGGGTGAATTTGAAAACTACGCGACGCCCGAGCAGCAGATTCCGGATCATTACATGCCGATTCCGTGGGAAAGCTGCCTGACAATGGGCAACAGCTGGTCATACATTCCGAAAGAAAACTTCAAACCGACGCGCAAACTGGTGCAGATGCTGGTGGATATTGTCGCCAAAAACGGTAACATGCTGCTGAACATCGCGCCCGGTCCCGACGGCGAATGGCACGAAGAAGCGTACACCCGGCTGAAGGAAATCGGCGCCTGGATGCAAATAAACGGCGAATCGATCTACGGTACCAAACCGCTGGCTCCCTACCGCCAGGACCAGTGGGCCTTTACGACCAACGGAAAAGCTTCGTACGCTTCCTACCTGCCCACGGAAACCGAAACCGCCCTGCCCGCAACAGTTACGCTACCCCTTGCGCCGTCCAAGGCCAAAGCTACGCTAACGATTTTGGGGGCAAAGCAACCCCTGAAGTGGAAGAAAGCCGGGAACGGTATTGAAATCAGCATCCCGGAAAAACTTCGGCAGCAATTGGCCGGGCAACCGGTTTGGGTTTTTAAAATGGGTTAA
- a CDS encoding SDR family oxidoreductase, producing the protein MNLNLTEKVIIVTGGAKGIGEGISTVLAAEGAIPVIVGRNEADNQRAIEALTAIGAQAFQIVAELTQPDECKKAVEQTLARFGRIDGLVNNAGVNDGVGLEKGDYERFMQSLHKNMVHYYLMAHHALPALKQSKGAIVNITSKTAETGQGNTSAYAAANGGRNALTREWAVELLPYSIRVNAVVVSESWTPLYENWINTFEDPKAKLDSIVSKIPLEKRMTTPEEIANMVVFLLSDKSSHTTGQLIYVDGGYVHLDRALT; encoded by the coding sequence ATGAACCTGAACCTGACCGAAAAAGTCATTATCGTAACCGGCGGAGCCAAAGGCATTGGCGAGGGAATTTCGACCGTGCTGGCCGCCGAGGGAGCCATTCCGGTGATTGTGGGGCGCAACGAAGCCGATAACCAGCGGGCCATTGAAGCGCTCACGGCGATCGGGGCGCAGGCCTTTCAGATTGTGGCCGAGCTGACCCAGCCCGACGAATGCAAAAAAGCCGTAGAGCAAACGCTGGCCCGCTTCGGCCGGATCGACGGTTTGGTCAACAACGCGGGCGTTAACGACGGGGTTGGGCTGGAAAAAGGCGATTATGAGCGGTTTATGCAGTCGCTGCACAAAAATATGGTTCATTATTACCTGATGGCGCACCACGCCCTGCCCGCTCTCAAACAATCCAAGGGCGCCATTGTGAACATTACATCCAAAACCGCCGAAACCGGGCAGGGGAACACCTCCGCCTATGCCGCAGCCAACGGCGGCCGGAATGCCCTCACGCGCGAATGGGCCGTGGAATTGCTGCCGTACAGCATCCGGGTCAATGCGGTGGTGGTTTCCGAGTCGTGGACGCCTTTGTACGAAAACTGGATCAACACCTTCGAAGATCCGAAGGCCAAGCTGGACAGCATCGTCTCTAAAATACCGCTGGAGAAACGGATGACTACGCCCGAGGAAATTGCCAACATGGTGGTTTTTCTACTCTCCGATAAATCGAGTCACACCACCGGTCAACTGATTTACGTCGATGGCGGTTACGTGCACCTGGACCGGGCTCTGACGTAG
- a CDS encoding fumarylacetoacetate hydrolase family protein: MKLFRFGSPDNERPGVMLPSGASLDVSAFGQDYDEDFFTNNGLEKLAEWLKTNESSCPSVAGNVRRASCIKRPSKIVCVGLNYAKHAAETNAAVPTEPILFFKSTTALVGPDDNVVIPKKSEKTDWEVELAIIIGKKATYVSKEEAFDYIAGYAVHNDYSERAFQLERGGQWVKGKSADTFAPLGPFMVTKDEVPNPNKLGLWLRLNGESLQDSNTDDMIFDVPTLVSYISQFMTLLPGDVISTGTPSGVGMGLKPQRFLQPGDVVELGIEGLGTQKQTAVSYS, translated from the coding sequence ATGAAACTATTTCGCTTTGGCTCACCGGACAATGAGCGCCCCGGTGTTATGCTGCCTTCGGGCGCCAGTCTGGATGTATCGGCTTTCGGGCAGGATTACGATGAAGATTTCTTTACCAACAACGGCCTGGAAAAACTGGCTGAGTGGTTGAAAACCAACGAGTCGAGTTGCCCCAGCGTCGCGGGTAATGTCCGCCGGGCGTCATGCATCAAACGGCCTTCCAAGATTGTCTGCGTGGGCCTGAACTACGCCAAACATGCCGCCGAAACCAACGCGGCCGTTCCCACCGAGCCGATTCTGTTTTTCAAATCAACCACGGCTTTGGTCGGTCCCGATGATAACGTCGTGATTCCGAAAAAGTCGGAAAAAACGGACTGGGAAGTTGAACTGGCGATTATCATCGGTAAAAAAGCTACGTACGTTTCCAAGGAAGAAGCTTTCGACTACATCGCGGGGTATGCCGTTCACAACGACTACAGCGAACGGGCTTTCCAGCTGGAACGCGGGGGGCAATGGGTGAAAGGCAAAAGCGCCGACACCTTCGCACCGCTCGGGCCGTTTATGGTCACCAAAGACGAGGTGCCGAACCCGAACAAACTGGGCCTCTGGCTACGTCTGAATGGCGAAAGCTTGCAGGATTCCAACACCGACGACATGATTTTCGACGTGCCGACGCTGGTGAGTTACATCAGCCAGTTCATGACGCTGCTTCCCGGCGACGTGATCTCTACCGGTACGCCCTCTGGGGTGGGCATGGGCCTCAAACCGCAGCGGTTCCTCCAACCCGGCGACGTTGTGGAACTCGGTATCGAGGGCCTCGGCACGCAAAAGCAAACCGCCGTTTCGTACAGTTAA
- a CDS encoding four helix bundle protein, whose protein sequence is MANSKESVVQKKAFAFAVRTVNLYKGLVENKVPVKMAEQLLKSGTSIGANLEEATGGYSRKEFAAKVVISYKEARETR, encoded by the coding sequence ATGGCAAACTCGAAAGAGAGCGTTGTTCAGAAAAAGGCGTTCGCTTTTGCGGTTCGTACTGTAAATCTGTATAAAGGGTTGGTTGAGAATAAGGTTCCGGTTAAGATGGCGGAGCAACTGTTGAAAAGCGGTACTTCGATTGGTGCTAATCTGGAAGAAGCAACTGGCGGTTACTCACGGAAAGAGTTTGCGGCTAAAGTAGTGATTTCTTACAAAGAGGCCCGTGAAACCCGTTAA